ATGTAAGAAAGGATGAGATTAGGATGAGAAATGCAGATTGGCCCAAGATTCTTGAGTAACTAATAAAAGGGTATGGATGGTTTCAGAGGGTGAAAAATTTAGGGCATGTGTTTCAGACCAAGAACAGTGAACAGCTTGCAATGCTGAGAGTTGTCTCCTTTGGTTGGAGTGCTGCCATGAGCTGTACTAAACCCCGTGTGTCTtcagtcataggtttaaggtgaaggggaaaagattcaatatgaatctgaagggtaaccttttcacacagagagtggtgggagtatggaacgagctgccagaggaggtagttgaggctgggactatcccaatgtttcagaaacagtgagacaggtacatggataggacaggtttggagggatatggaccaaatgcaggcaggtggggccagtgtagatgggacttgttgagcggaagggcctgttcccacgctgtgtgactctctggACTCTCTGACAGTGCAAATAACTTTGCGATGAAAAGCAAGAGGAAAACACTGAGTGCGGCCGATGTGCTGGCAGCGATGGAGGAGATGGAGTTCGATCGTTTCATCACTCCACTGAAGGATGCTTTGGAAGGTAAGGATGTTGGAGGTACTCTCCAGACTGTTCAACTTTAGAAATTGCATTATTTAATTAACACAAAGTCTGAGTTTTAACAAATTAACAGTTAGTTATTCCATAGTTACAGCATAAGATtgctgtagtctgaagaaggggctcgacctgaaacgtcacccattccttctctcctgagatgctgcctgacccgctgagttaccccagcattttgtgaataaataccttcgatttgtaccagcatctgcaattattttcttgcatAAGATTGCACGATGAATACCATGTTAATGGCTCCCTAACTAAAGGTTAGTTGAGAACTACATGGTGAAGTTCAAATGACAGGGGTGATACAGATACCAATTGTGATTCCTTGTGGAAGCCCCCCTCCCTCTGCGATCATCAGTACAGGAGCTTGCAAACCATTACCTCCAGCTTCATAGCACCAACTATTACCCAGCTGGAAgatgggcctcgacctgaaacattacccatccatgtcctcatgagatgctgcctaacacaaCAAACAGTTAATAAAACAATCCAATAAATTATCAGTGATTATCTGTAACCAGACCACCGAGCAAGCTGAAGTAGGTACTGCAGCTtataacaagtccatggtagcttATTGCTGTTGTAGGTTTGTGGTTAGGGATGTGCAgtgattgtagatgctggaatcttgcacagagCATCTACAATCACTGCACATCCCTAACCACAAACCTACAACAGCAATaagctaccatggacttgttataAGCTGCAGTACCTACTTCAGCTTGCTCGGTGGTCTGGTTACAGATAATCACTGATAATTTATTGGATTGTTTTATTAACTGTTTGTTGTGTTAATGTAAAACTGCAACGAATATGTTATTAAATGTTCTTGATTCTAACTACTCCAATCGCTGAAAACATTTTGAATAATTTCCGTGCTCTCCAGTgactttgtttttgtttattctATACTTAAACTATGCAATAAGACTAtaggatataggagcagaattaggccatttggcccatcaagtctgctgtgccatttgatcacggctgatctatctttccctcccaaccctgtgatctttgacacccttactaatcaaggacctatcaatctctgctttaaaaatacccaataacatgGACTCCACacatgcctgtggcaatgaattccacagattcaccatcctctggctaaagaaattcctcatctccattctcaaggtacatcctttaattctgagattgtgccctctggtcctagactttcccactactggaaacatcctctctatccagacACTCCCAAATGCCTTCATGAGACTAAAATAGGAATGATGTATTTGGAAATTGCCAGTGATCGCAAGGATTACTGCAGTCCACCTCTGTCCTGTAATGCTCTCTGTCCTGTTCCTGACTCGGTTTTCAATTTGTGTTCGGTTTAGTTCGCTTTCACCTTCCCTACTGAAGGCTTGCAGTGATCCTAATCCTGGGAATTACCAATCCCACAGGTTTCTCATACttgaaaacaaaaaaagacagacacgaaaaactggagtaactcagcgggacaggcagcaaatctggagaaggaatgggtgacatttcggtcaagacccttcttcagactggttagggataagggaaatgagagatatagatgatgatgtggagagataaagaacaatgaataaaagatatgtaaaaaaagtaatgatgatcaaggaaacaggccattgttagctgtttgttgggtgagaacgagaagctagtgcgacttgggtgggggaggatggagagagagggaatgccagtctGATCAAAGATGATCTTTTCCTTTTCAGCTTACAAGCGAGAGcagaaaggaaagaaagaagcttcggaacaaaagaagaaagaaaagaaacccGAGAACGAGGAACACAAGACCAAGGAAAACGAGAATGAGGATGATACAGAAGAGGTGAAGATGGTGGAAGATGACAAGCAGAAGGAAGTTGAAAACGAGGAAGAGGATGTAGAAAACTGAGGCACTCACACTCGCCTTCATTGCCACTAAAATAGGGATGGCGTCTTTGGAAATTGGCAGGGATTATTACGGTCCAGCTCCACAGCTCCGGTTCAGTGTGTTCGACCATTGAAGAAGCATTCATGGAACaaccttttctgtttttgtacagTTGGATGAAATTGAAACCTTTTTTATTTTGTTACCATTTGAGTTACTTTGTAAAACAATGTTTTAATAATGCACGAAAAAGggctttttttttgcactttacattATTAAAATGGTTCCAAGAAATTGACCTTATTTCTGTACAATATCTGTACATGAGGATGCTTATAATCACTACTGGGTTGTGgctataacaaaatgctggagtaactcagcaggtcaggcagcatctaggagagagggaaatgggtgacgtttcgggtcgagacccttcttcagactgaagttacatcagtctgaagaagggtctcgacctgaaacgtcacccattccctctctcctagatgctgcctgacctgagttactccagcattttgttctaccttcgatttgtaccagtatctggagttattttcctacactactgggCTGTGGTTAGTTTATTAATTGTCATGTCTACCAAGGtagtgtgaaaaggttttgtttgcgtgttatccagtcaaagactatacatgattacaataaagctgtccaccgtgtacagataaagggcacAAGTCTCCAATCAAAGCTAatgcaaaggtctccaatgaagcagatgggaggtcagtacTGCAATCTGGCTAATGAGAGGACTGTTCTGTTGCCTGATtatagctgggaaggaactgtccaaacCTGGCGCTGTgctttctgcacctcttgcctgttgggagggggagaagaggaaggTGCCAGGATgaagactgatccttgattacactggtggccttgccaaggcagtgtgaagtgtagagggaggttggtgtgcatgatggtctgggctgcatctctgcaattccttgcaggtcctggatggatctgttcccaaactaaggGAACAGTGAAGCTTGTGTAGTTACTTAGGCTTAGAGTATTCAGTAAATTAGATGGACATCCGATACATGTGCTATAGCCCATagtcttgcctgcatttggcccatatccctccaaaccggtcttgcctaccacagatgttaggctcactggtctacagttcccaggcttttccttgcagccattcttgaataaaggcacaacatcacCCTCGTGTGTCCCAGACCCTCACCTGCATCTCATGAGTATTCATATCTCAGCCATGGTTCCtcgaatttcttctctagcttcccaatgTTCTTGGATGTGTCTGAtcaagccctggagatttgtctactttcATATGGCTTACAATGTCCAGCAGCTCCTTGACCATAATGCCAACTGCCTTGAGAAATGTTCAttaagttccccagtcttcatacCTTTCTAggtgaaatactcattgaggatccTGCCCAACTTCTGTGGCTCTGTAATCAGACCATCATTTTGGCTTCTGAGGGGCCCTGTTCCCTCTAAATTATTGAGGAGAAGCACTACAGCTATTAGCCCAGCATCAGTGATTTGGGAAGATTTCGACAGTGTAGACACCCAAGGAAGAAAAACTACAGAAATCAGACAGGTTGATTTCAACAGGTTGTATTTTATTACGTTGTTGGAAGCTTGATTTCCGGCATTTCCTCTTTATTCCTGttggaaataaaacaaaatatgagTGGCTTGGTTCATAATGCATCGAAGGTCAACGCAATACACAGTGATGACAATACTCACAGTAGGACACTCAACCTTGCCCTCGTTGATCTCCTCAATCACGCTGTGAGGATGTTTGCCATCAATGTTGCAGCCGATGGACTGAGCAGTTCCTAGGATTTCCTTTATAGTTCCTGCAATAATTCAAGAATAAAGTCCTCAACACCATTTTTAGAGACTTGGCACAAGTAAACAGCAGGCACCAAAACTTTGCTGCATTGCAAGGATTACTCACCTGAAAGCTCTCTGGCGAGAGAACGATGCCTCATCTGTCGGGCAATGGCAACCACCTCATCGAAGGTGATGCTGCCAGTGTGTTTAACTGGAGAGAAATGGAGAAGCATTAGTAAATAACACAGACTGTCCTTCATAACCTGATAAGGCACCTGCATCACAAACAGATATATCCAGAAGCCTAACTGATTGAAAGATCAACTGCACGGCCATCCGTCTTACATCCACATGCCCAATTCAAGACCAATGGCTATAGCTCTACTATTGACCAGCAAGTGTTTTTTTCAAGCAAGCTCCAGTGCActgctcccccaccacacacaccacttCCCACACTTCCAGTGGAGGCAACCACTGATGTGAAATTCAGCATCACCCCTAATACACTGGAACAGCCTTTGGACAACGGAAAGCAAGGACACATGAAGAACAAGGCGTCAGAGTGGGCAGTGAGTTGACTCATCTACTGGGCAAAATGTGATCCAGCCCTCCCATCTGCTGATGAGATCTGGATTACCTGCAGCACGTGTCTCAAGACAGTACAGATGCACCAACATAGAGACCATTCATTCTCCATCATTTTTATCGTTTAatggaggccatttacaactgaggcgagaaaaaacattttcacccagagttgtgaatttgtggaattctctgctactgaaggcagtggatgccaattcactggatggatttaaaagagttagatagaggtctaggggctagtggaatcaagggatatggggagaaggcaggcacaggttattgattgtggatgatcagccatgatcacaaagaatggcggtgctggctcgaagggccgaatggcctcctccacctattttctatgtttaatcacTTTCATTAGACAGCAACATCATTCACACACCCAGCATCAGACACTGAAACAAGCACCATTCCAAGCTCCCACATTGGAAGAGGTTAACACTTATGGAAGAAAAGATTCAAAGACATGCTCAGAGCCCATCTTCTGATGAAATCCACGTCCTCACCGACCGCTGGGGTTCTGCAGCCCCTGCCCACTCTGAGGAACCCTGGGGCCATGTATCAGGATCATACAGAAGTTCTGCACAAACAGTGGACGGTCCTCACTCTAACAATCCACATGACTGGATTGGAAGATATCCTCGATTTCAAGGTGATGGTCCAGGTCATGAAGACTATTTGGGCTTGGTTGTGTTGCAGGTAAATCATGGCAGGATACTATAACATCGCCACTCATAACATGCAAAAAAGCTGGAGGTCCAATCCTCTTGCATTCCAATCCACAGTAAATAACTCTGAGGATAGGATGAATTCCACACAACCCATTTATCCCAAatggaaataaaattaaatgaagtctgaagaaggatctaaacccaaaatgtcacccatgcttttttctccagagatgctgcctgacctactgagttactccagctctttgtgcctaaAATCAAATGAACATCCACCACTCCATCTGGAACATTTAACGTCAGAGTACCTGATGCTCTCCATATCACCACTTACTATTTTTTTGCTTCTTTCTGTCCCTGGGTGGCTCCTTCAGGGCTTTGATGACGAGGGCAGAAGCTGATGGGACAACCTGAATCTGTGAACGAGAGGCAGCTATCAGTACCAGTTACAGCAGTGAGGACAACAAAACATACCCTGCAAAATCACCTGCTACAATAGAACACGGAACATATTGTCGAACTGTATTTAAAACCACTGATTAGCTGTGCTCGATGTATCAATGAGGGACAATGCACCTATGA
This DNA window, taken from Rhinoraja longicauda isolate Sanriku21f chromosome 31, sRhiLon1.1, whole genome shotgun sequence, encodes the following:
- the pole3 gene encoding DNA polymerase epsilon subunit 3, whose translation is MAERPEDLNLPNAVITRIIKEALPDGVNVSKEARSAISRAASVFVLYATSCANNFAMKSKRKTLSAADVLAAMEEMEFDRFITPLKDALEAYKREQKGKKEASEQKKKEKKPENEEHKTKENENEDDTEEVKMVEDDKQKEVENEEEDVEN
- the rpl12 gene encoding large ribosomal subunit protein uL11 yields the protein MPPKFDPNEIKVVCLRCTGGEVGATSALAPKIGPLGLSPKKVGDDIAKATGDWKGLRITIQLTIQNRQAQIQVVPSASALVIKALKEPPRDRKKQKNIKHTGSITFDEVVAIARQMRHRSLARELSGTIKEILGTAQSIGCNIDGKHPHSVIEEINEGKVECPTE